The Chitinophagaceae bacterium nucleotide sequence TTTCAACTCTCTGCCGGGAACAGGTAAATCTCTCGGAACAGTTGAACCGCCTGCCAAAACAATTGCATGGTATTCTCTCAGCAGATCGTTGACACTTATATTCACACCAACATTGGCATTACATTTAAACGTAATGCCTTCTTCTTCCATCAGTTTTACCCTGCGGTCGATCACCCATTTCTCTAATTTGAAATCAGGAATACCATAACGCAATAATCCACCAACCTGGTCATCTCTTTCAAAAACAGTTACTGTATGACCTGCATAGTTCAATTGTGCAGCTGCTGCTAATCCTGCCGGACCACTTCCAACAACTGCTACTTTTTTTCCTGTACGTTTATTGATCTTTCTTGCCTGCACAAATCCTTTATCAAACGCAATTTCAATAATATGCTTTTCAATTTCTTCAATTGCAATTGCCGGTTGATTGATGCCTAATACACAGGCCTGTTCACATGGAGCAGGGCAAATCCGCCCGGTAAATTCAGGAAAGTTATTTGTTGAACTGAGAATGTTATACGATTCTTTCCATTCCTTACGATATACTGCATCATTAAATTCAGGAATTACATTTCCTAAAGGACATCCGCTATGACAAAACGGCACTCCGCAATTCATGCAGCGTCCGCTCTGTTCATTGAGCTTTTCGTCGGGATAGCGATTTATAAACTCGTTGTAATCATTCACCCGCTCTTCTGCTTTTCGTTTAGCAGGGAGCTCTCTTGTAAATTCTAAAAAACCGGTTGGCTTACCCATGAGAAACTGTTTATCGTTTCGTAGTTAATTAATTTATTTTCCTGCAGCAATTGTCTGCGATCTTTTCAACAATGCTTTCTTGTAATCAGTTGGGAACACTTTTACAAAATGATGGAGTTGGTTTTCAAAATCACCCAGTACAAATTTTGCAACGGAGCTTCCCGTGTAATCAAAATGATTCTGAATCATCTGCTTCAACTCTTTTGCATCTTCTTCATTCAAAGGATCCAGGTCAACCATTTCCTTATTGCAATTTTTGCTGAACTTCCGTTTCACATCATACACAAAAGCAACACCACCACTCATACCGGCAGCAAAGTTTCTTCCAGTATCGCCGAGTATCACAACTCTTCCTCCTGTCATGTATTCGCAACCATGATCACCCACACTTTCAACAACCACATTTGCACCTGAGTTACGAACTGCAAAACGTTCACCAGCTTTACCACGGATAAATGCTTCACCGCTTGTAGCACCATAAAAGGCAACATTACCGATGATGATATTTTCTTCAGCTGTATAGGTTGATGTTCTGTCAGGATAGATGATTAGTCTTGCCCCGCTTAATCCTTTACCGAAATAATCATTGGCATCACCTTCCAGTTCATGTGTAATACCATATGTATTAAATGCACCAAAACTTTGACCGGCGGTTCCTTTGAATTTGAAATGAATCGTGTCTTCGGGCAAACCTTCAGCACGGTATTTTTTTGTAATCTCATTCGAAAGAATCGTTCCTGCTGTACTATCAGTATTCTTAATATCAAACGATGCAACAACTTTCTCCTTATTATCAATGGCAGGCTTTGCGGCTGCTAACAATTTCCAGTCAAGCACATCAGCTAAACCATGATCCTGTTCTTCTGTACAATACAACGAAGTGTGTGCTGCAGCTGGTTCTTTATATAAAATAGGCGACAGATCAAGCTTGCTGAATTTCCAGTGATGAATATTTTCTCTCATCTGCAAACTGTCAACCTGGCCAACCATTTCATTTACGGTTTTGAAACCAAGCTCTGCCATGATCTCTCTCAATTCCTGAACAAGAAAACGGAAGAAATTCACCACATGATCTGCATTACCTGAAAAACGTTTACGTAATTCCGGATCCTGTGTTGCCACACCAACAGGGCAGGTATTCAAATGACATTTACGCATCATGATACAACCTTCCACAACTAATGCACCTGTTGCAACGCCCCATTCTTCTGCACCTAACAGTGCAGCGATTGCAATGTCACGACCTGTTTTCATTTGTCCATCGGCCTGTACAACAACACGGCTGCGTAATTTATTTTTTACTAAGGTCTGATGCGTTTCTGCCAACCATAATTCCCATGGTAAACCTGCATGTTTAATAGATGAAACCGGTGATGCACCTGTACCACCATCAAATCCACTGATAAGAACAACATCTGCTTTTGCTTTTGTAACACCTGCAGCAATTGTACCTACACCTGCTTTACTTACCAGCTTTACATTGATACGTGCAGCACGGTTTGCATTCTTTAAATCAAAGATCAATTGTGCAAGATCTTCAATAGAATAAATATCATGATGCGGTGGTGGTGAAATTAAACCAACACCCGGAGTTGAGTGACGGGTTTTACCAATCCATTCATCTACTTTATGACCGGGTAACTGTCCACCTTCACCGGGTTTAGCACCCTGCGCCATTTTAATCTGCAATTCATCTGCCTCTGTGAGATACAAACTTGTTACACCAAAACGTGCAGATGCAACCTGCTTAATAGCAGAACGCATGCTGTCTCCATTCGGCAAACGGTCATATCTTCTTTCATCTTCACCACCTTCACCTGTATTGCTTTTTCCACCTAAGCGATTCATAGCAATAGCAAGTGTTGTATGTGCTTCCCATGAAATAGAACCAAAGCTCATCGCCCCTGTTGCAAACCGTCTGAAAATATTTTCAGCAGGTTCCACTTCATCAATACTGATGGAAGGACGGTTACGTTTAAAGTCAAATAAACTTCTGAGTGTTGCGGCTTTCTCACTCTGATCGTTTACATGCTTTGAATATTTTTTGAATGTTGCATAATCATTCATCTTAGTTGAGTACTGCAACAAATGAATACTTGTTGGATTGAAGAGATGGAACTCCCCTTTACGCTTCCACTGATATACACCACCAACAGGTAAACGGTCAACTGGAATATCTTTTTTGCTGAAAGCAAAATAATGTTTCGCTAATGCTTCTCTTGCAATTTCTTCCAGTCCAATTCCCTGGATGCGGCTGGTAGCACCGGTGAAATATTTATCAACCACTTCCTGGTTGATACCAAGGATTTCAAAGATCTGTGCGCCCTGGTATGATTGCAGCGTAGAGATACCCATCTTTGAAAATACTTTCAGCAAACCATCGCACAATGATTTGATATAATTATAGCGTAATGCATCCCAATCCAAATCAGTCTGCAATTGACCATTCACTTTCATGTTGCGGATGGTAGCCAATGCTAAGTATGGATTGATGGCAGTTGCACCAAATGCAATTAAACAGGCGAAGTGATGTACTTCCCAAACATCTCCGGCTTCAACAACAATACCCACCTGTCCACGCAATCCTTTACGGATCAAATGATGATGAACAGCTGCAGTAGCTAATAAAGAAGGAATAGAAACGTGGTCGCTGTCAACAGCACGGTCGCAGAGAATCAATACTTCAAAACCATCGTGTACTGCATCTTCTGCATAACGGCAGATACGGTCTATTCCATCTTTTAACGAACCCGGTTTGCCATCAGCACGAAAATAGATCTGGATTGTTTTTGCCTGGAAAATTCCTGTATCAATACTTCTGATTTTTTCCAGTTCAGTACTTGTAAGAATCGGTTGCTTCAATGCCACGGTATGACAATGCATCGGAGATTCTTCCAACAGGTTACCGTTATTACCAACAAATGCAGCCAAACTCATCACCATCCTTTCACGGATTGGATCAATCGGCGGGTTAGTAACCTGCGCAAATAATTGTTTGAAGTAAGAAGATAAATGCTGCGGCTGATCGCTTAACACAGCTAAGGGAGTATCGGTTCCCATTGAACCAATCGGTTCTTTACCATCCAGTGCCATTGGCTTAATGATGGTGTCAATATCTTCTGTTGAATATCCAAATGCTTTCTGATATTTTAAAATACTTTCATCACTGAGATGAGTAAACGCTACTCTTGGTTCAGGCAATTCTTCCAAACGAATCTTGTTCTGATTCAGCCAATCACCGTAAGGTTTTTGTGAGCAGATGGTTTCTTTCAGTTCTTCATCGCTGATGATGCGTCCCTGTTCCATATCCACCACAAACATTTTACCCGGATGTAATCTTCCTTTCTTGATGATTGTTTTCGGATCAACCCAAACAACTCCTGTTTCACTTGCCATGATTACACGGTCATCGGTTGTAATGCAGTAACGTGAAGGGCGGAGACCATTTCTATCTAAGGTTGCACCAATAATTTTTCCATCGGTGAATGAAATGGAAGCCGGACCATCCCAGGGTTCCATAATAGATGCATGGTATTCATAAAATGCTTTCTTCACCGGATCCATCTGATCATTACCATCCCATGCTTCAGGAATCAGCATCATCATTACATGCGGCAAACTGCGGCCTGTCATTGCCAGCAATTCAATCATGTTATCAAGACATGCAGAATCAGACTGACCACCAGTGATGATGGGCAGCAGCATTTCCATTTCTACCTGTGAAAAGTTGGGAGAAGTAAATCCATGCTCACTTGATTTCAACCAGTTGAGGTTTCCCTGCAACGTATTGATTTCACCATTGTGTGCAATAAAGCGGAATGGCTGTGCCAGTTTCCATGAAGGGAATGTGTTGGTTGCAAAACGGCTGTGTACCAAACCAAAAGCACTCACTACTCTTTTATTGCTGAGATCTGGAAAATAACCACGTACCTGTCCACTGGTTAACTGTCCTTTGTAAACAATTGTTTTATACGATAATGATGTGATATAAAAACCAATCGAATCTTTCTTAACTGTACTGTTGATGAGATGTGTTGCATGATTGCGCAGCACAAACAACTTGCGTTCAAATTCATCAGGATTTGTGATATGATCTGGACATGCAACAAATACATGTTCCATTTCAGGTTCAACACTTAATGCAGTCGGGCCAATACCATCGGGATTAACAGGAACTTTTCTGTAAGTAAGAATTTCCAATCCCAGTTTTTCAGCAGTACGGTTGAAAATATCACGGCACTCTTCCCTTAATTTTATTTCCCTTGGAAAGAAGATTACACCTACACCATATTTTCCAAACGAAGGAAGATGAACGCCAAGCTTCAAGCATTCTTCAAAGAAAAATTCATGCGGGGTCTGAATCATAATACCTGCACCATCGCCTGTATTATTTTCACAGCCACATGCACCACGATGTTCCATGTTTTCCAACACAGTCAACGCATCACTGATATGTTGATGGGATTTATGACCTTTTATACTGGCCACGAAACCGATACCACATGCATCATGTTCAAATGCCGGGTCGTATAAACCTTTGTTGCCTGCCATTCTGCTTTGCAAGTTTTTATATGAATAAAATAGTTAAACAGCGTTTCTAACGGTAGCAAGCAATCGTCTAAAATTACCAAATTTATTAACTAACAAACGTTCTGGCACCTTTCGTATTTCTAACACTCAACTAACAGCAGGGTGCCAGACATATTCCTTTTCTCTCAATCTCTGTTGCTTTATGCCTCAGTATTAATCACTTTCATATCCGTCATCGCCTGTCTTAACACAGTACCCACTTTTTCTACGGGATGTGAGCGGAGAATATGATTTACTGCAATTAATGCTTTATTATCAACTCCGGCATCCTTGCCTGTGTTGTAATTAGTACCAATTACATCTTTATCAATGGTTGTCATAAATTCTTTCAGCAATGGTTTTGCTGCATGATCAAACAGGTAGCAACCGTATTCAGCTGTATCAGAAATAACACGGTTCATTTCATACAGTTTCTTACGGGCAATTGTATTGGCGATCAATGGTGTTTCATGTAATGATTCATAATAAGCAGATTCAGCTTTAATTCCTGCTTCCACCATTGTTTCAAATGCCAGTTCCACACATGCACGTACAAAAGCAACCATGAGCAAACCATTATCAAAGAATTCCTGTTCAGAAATTTTTGCTGTAGTTGGGGCTGTTTTTTCAAAAGCTGTTTCGCCGGTTGCAGCACGCCATGTAAGCAGGTTCTTATCATCATTGGCCCAATCAGCCATCATGGTTGAAGAGAATTCACCGCTCATGATATCATCCTGGTGTTTCTGGAACAACGGACGTAAAATATTTTTTAATTCGGTTGATAATTCAAATGCTTTCAATTTTGCAGGATTTGATAAACGATCGAGCATTGCAGTAACGCCACCATGCTTTAATGCTTCTGTAATTACTTCCCAGCCATACTGAATCAGTTTTGCAGCATAGCCCGGTTCAATTCCTTTTTGCACCATTTTATCAAAACATAAAATAGAACCTGTTTGTAACACACCGCACAAAATAGTTTGCTCACCCATCAGATCTGATTTTACTTCAGCTACAAATGATGAACGTAATACACCAGCACGGTGACCACCTGTTGCAGCAGCATATGCTTTTGCCTGTGCCAATCCCTTTCCTTCAGGATCATTTTCAGGATGCACTGCAATTAATGTAGGCACACCAAAACCTCTTTTATATTCTTCTCTAACTTCTGTACCCGGGCACTTTGGTGCTACCATGATCACAGTAATATCTTTTCTTATCTGAGTTCCTTCTTCAACAATATTAAAACCATGTGAGTAAGAAAGTGTGGATCCCTTTTTCATCAATGGCATAATTGCTTTAACAACTGCAGTATGCTGTTTATCAGGAGTAAGATTCAATACCAGGTCAGCTGATGGAATCAGTTCTTCGTATGTACCAACTGTAAACCCATTTTCTGTTGCATTTTTCCATGATGCACGTTTGGCTTCAATTGCTTCTTTACGTAAAGTGTAAGCAATATCCAGACCTGAATCCCTCATGTTCAAACCCTGGTTCAAACCCTGGGCACCACAGCCAACAATAACGATCTTCTTTCCTTTTAATACATTCACACCATCCGCAAACTCACTATAGTTCATAAACTCACAAACACCTAACTGATTTAATTTTTCCCTGAGCGGCAGTGTGTTAAAATAATTTGCCATTTTGAATTTTCTGTTTTGTTTTTATTGTTATTAACTTATTTAATGATAACCCTATTTTAGTTTCGCTTAGTTACATTGTGAATACTTCATCATGTTTATCAAGGAATTCGTTTTCAATTACCTCTTCACTTGGTTCTTTGTATTCAAATTCCTTCAGCTTGTTATGGAAACCATCACTATCTTTAATGATAGCGATTCTTGCACTCCGTACAAACTCAATCAAACCAAATGGTTCCAGCACTTTAATGAAATTATCAGTCTCTTCACGATGACCTGCCACTTCAAACACGGTATAATCTTTCCTGATCACAACTGCTTTTGCACCATACTGACTTAACAGCCTTTCTACCTTCACCTGTTCAGCAATTACCTCCGTAGGTACTTTATACATAGCCAGTTCCTGCCACACAATTTCATCGTTGGTGTTATAATATGCTTTTAATACTTCCACCTGCTTTTCAATCTGACGGCAGATCTTACTTACTACATCTTCTGTTTCATTAATTACAATTGTGAAACGGTGAACACTGTCCACTTCACTGGGTGAAGTGTTCAGACTTTCCATATTGATCTTTCTTCTTGAGAAGATGATCGCAATACGGTTCAGCAAACCAATTTGATTTTCCGTATAAACTGTTATTGTGTATTCCTGCTTTTCCATAAAATAATTTAAAAAATTCGTTTATAATGTTCCACTACCGGAAACGGATCATAAAAATGATGTAACAATTTTTTCCATTCTTTATACCCTTCGCTTTGCCTGAAACCTATTGTATGATCTTCGACTGTTCTCCAGCGAACGACCAGTAAATATTTATCATTCTCTTCCATACACTGCTGCAACTCATGTTGTATATATCCATTCATCGATTCTATTATTGGCTGTGCAGCAATAAAAGATTCTTCAAATTCAGCAGAATGCCCGGGTCGTATTTTTAAAACAGCTACTTCAGTTATCATTTACTATTTTCTTTAACCGCCGTCAGGGTTTGCAACCGCTGCCGGGGTTTATTAAATTTCATCCTTTGAAAGAACAACTTCTGCAACCCCTTTACCCTGCGGCACCATTGGGAATACATTATTTTCTTTTCCCACCATCACTTCCAGCAGATAACTGCCTTCATGATCGATCATAGTTTGCAAAGCCGCTTTTAATCCGGGACGTTCTGAAATACTTTGTCCGGGAATACCATATCCCTTTGCCACCTGAACAAAATCGGGGCTCTGGATATCAACAAATGAGTAACGCT carries:
- the gltB gene encoding glutamate synthase large subunit — encoded protein: MAGNKGLYDPAFEHDACGIGFVASIKGHKSHQHISDALTVLENMEHRGACGCENNTGDGAGIMIQTPHEFFFEECLKLGVHLPSFGKYGVGVIFFPREIKLREECRDIFNRTAEKLGLEILTYRKVPVNPDGIGPTALSVEPEMEHVFVACPDHITNPDEFERKLFVLRNHATHLINSTVKKDSIGFYITSLSYKTIVYKGQLTSGQVRGYFPDLSNKRVVSAFGLVHSRFATNTFPSWKLAQPFRFIAHNGEINTLQGNLNWLKSSEHGFTSPNFSQVEMEMLLPIITGGQSDSACLDNMIELLAMTGRSLPHVMMMLIPEAWDGNDQMDPVKKAFYEYHASIMEPWDGPASISFTDGKIIGATLDRNGLRPSRYCITTDDRVIMASETGVVWVDPKTIIKKGRLHPGKMFVVDMEQGRIISDEELKETICSQKPYGDWLNQNKIRLEELPEPRVAFTHLSDESILKYQKAFGYSTEDIDTIIKPMALDGKEPIGSMGTDTPLAVLSDQPQHLSSYFKQLFAQVTNPPIDPIRERMVMSLAAFVGNNGNLLEESPMHCHTVALKQPILTSTELEKIRSIDTGIFQAKTIQIYFRADGKPGSLKDGIDRICRYAEDAVHDGFEVLILCDRAVDSDHVSIPSLLATAAVHHHLIRKGLRGQVGIVVEAGDVWEVHHFACLIAFGATAINPYLALATIRNMKVNGQLQTDLDWDALRYNYIKSLCDGLLKVFSKMGISTLQSYQGAQIFEILGINQEVVDKYFTGATSRIQGIGLEEIAREALAKHYFAFSKKDIPVDRLPVGGVYQWKRKGEFHLFNPTSIHLLQYSTKMNDYATFKKYSKHVNDQSEKAATLRSLFDFKRNRPSISIDEVEPAENIFRRFATGAMSFGSISWEAHTTLAIAMNRLGGKSNTGEGGEDERRYDRLPNGDSMRSAIKQVASARFGVTSLYLTEADELQIKMAQGAKPGEGGQLPGHKVDEWIGKTRHSTPGVGLISPPPHHDIYSIEDLAQLIFDLKNANRAARINVKLVSKAGVGTIAAGVTKAKADVVLISGFDGGTGASPVSSIKHAGLPWELWLAETHQTLVKNKLRSRVVVQADGQMKTGRDIAIAALLGAEEWGVATGALVVEGCIMMRKCHLNTCPVGVATQDPELRKRFSGNADHVVNFFRFLVQELREIMAELGFKTVNEMVGQVDSLQMRENIHHWKFSKLDLSPILYKEPAAAHTSLYCTEEQDHGLADVLDWKLLAAAKPAIDNKEKVVASFDIKNTDSTAGTILSNEITKKYRAEGLPEDTIHFKFKGTAGQSFGAFNTYGITHELEGDANDYFGKGLSGARLIIYPDRTSTYTAEENIIIGNVAFYGATSGEAFIRGKAGERFAVRNSGANVVVESVGDHGCEYMTGGRVVILGDTGRNFAAGMSGGVAFVYDVKRKFSKNCNKEMVDLDPLNEEDAKELKQMIQNHFDYTGSSVAKFVLGDFENQLHHFVKVFPTDYKKALLKRSQTIAAGK
- the ilvC gene encoding ketol-acid reductoisomerase; translated protein: MANYFNTLPLREKLNQLGVCEFMNYSEFADGVNVLKGKKIVIVGCGAQGLNQGLNMRDSGLDIAYTLRKEAIEAKRASWKNATENGFTVGTYEELIPSADLVLNLTPDKQHTAVVKAIMPLMKKGSTLSYSHGFNIVEEGTQIRKDITVIMVAPKCPGTEVREEYKRGFGVPTLIAVHPENDPEGKGLAQAKAYAAATGGHRAGVLRSSFVAEVKSDLMGEQTILCGVLQTGSILCFDKMVQKGIEPGYAAKLIQYGWEVITEALKHGGVTAMLDRLSNPAKLKAFELSTELKNILRPLFQKHQDDIMSGEFSSTMMADWANDDKNLLTWRAATGETAFEKTAPTTAKISEQEFFDNGLLMVAFVRACVELAFETMVEAGIKAESAYYESLHETPLIANTIARKKLYEMNRVISDTAEYGCYLFDHAAKPLLKEFMTTIDKDVIGTNYNTGKDAGVDNKALIAVNHILRSHPVEKVGTVLRQAMTDMKVINTEA
- the ilvN gene encoding acetolactate synthase small subunit gives rise to the protein MEKQEYTITVYTENQIGLLNRIAIIFSRRKINMESLNTSPSEVDSVHRFTIVINETEDVVSKICRQIEKQVEVLKAYYNTNDEIVWQELAMYKVPTEVIAEQVKVERLLSQYGAKAVVIRKDYTVFEVAGHREETDNFIKVLEPFGLIEFVRSARIAIIKDSDGFHNKLKEFEYKEPSEEVIENEFLDKHDEVFTM
- a CDS encoding antibiotic biosynthesis monooxygenase, with the protein product MITEVAVLKIRPGHSAEFEESFIAAQPIIESMNGYIQHELQQCMEENDKYLLVVRWRTVEDHTIGFRQSEGYKEWKKLLHHFYDPFPVVEHYKRIF